In one Streptomyces venezuelae genomic region, the following are encoded:
- a CDS encoding DUF397 domain-containing protein, translating into MTEKQTKKQTATQIETPRVPTDLDWTRAAPEDEQGPGPWIEIAFGEGDNDDAVYLRETSDPDNVVTTTRKKWDAFVLGVQAGEFDHFVEGVEGV; encoded by the coding sequence ATGACCGAGAAACAGACCAAGAAGCAGACCGCGACGCAGATCGAGACCCCCCGCGTTCCCACCGACCTCGACTGGACCCGTGCCGCCCCCGAGGACGAGCAGGGTCCAGGACCGTGGATCGAGATCGCCTTCGGCGAGGGCGACAACGACGACGCCGTCTATCTTCGCGAGACCAGCGATCCGGACAACGTCGTCACGACCACCCGCAAGAAGTGGGACGCGTTCGTACTCGGCGTACAAGCGGGCGAGTTCGACCACTTCGTGGAGGGTGTGGAGGGGGTTTAG